From one Lotus japonicus ecotype B-129 chromosome 3, LjGifu_v1.2 genomic stretch:
- the LOC130748643 gene encoding uncharacterized protein LOC130748643 — MAQILYLCFLLAVANILLGLAMATTNKPQNTFQSISAPCSNAPSQSPSIGRKLGRHHSPTPSPSIAPKSEEKGHSSSEGSITNYHQRASVEAGGEVLGSKGQVHLLSHHHHSFDRSIAGGGVILGGLATTFFVAVFCYIRATRRHEFETNSECSH; from the coding sequence ATGGCCCAGATTCTTTACCTGTGCTTTCTATTAGCAGTAGCAAATATTCTTCTGGGTCTAGCCATGGCTACAACAAACAAACCCCAAAACACCTTCCAATCTATTTCAGCACCATGTTCAAATGCTCCTTCTCAGAGTCCCTCTATTGGAAGGAAACTTGGTAGGCACCATAGTCCTACTCCTAGTCCCTCTATAGCTCCAAAGAGTGAAGAAAAGGGGCATTCTAGTTCTGAAGGAAGTATTACCAATTATCATCAGAGAGCTTCTGTTGAAGCAGGTGGTGAAGTTTTGGGTTCTAAGGGTCAAGTTCACTTGTTaagtcaccaccaccactcatTTGACAGGTCAATAGCAGGGGGAGGAGTTATTCTTGGAGGGCTTGCCACCACTTTCTTTGTGGCGGTTTTCTGCTATATCAGAGCTACCAGAAGGCATGAGTTTGAGACCAATTCCGAGTGCTCACATTAA